Proteins encoded by one window of Catharus ustulatus isolate bCatUst1 chromosome Z, bCatUst1.pri.v2, whole genome shotgun sequence:
- the GHR gene encoding growth hormone receptor isoform X1, with product MDLRHLLFTLALICANDSLSASDDLLQRPQISKCRSPEMETFSCFWTAGNFYNLTVPRILQLLYKKSNEEDWKECPDYITSGHNSCYFNASYTSVWTPYCVQLASKNEIHDKKCFSVDEIVLPDPPVHLNWTLLNTSQTGIYGDIQVRWDPPPTADVRKGWITLEYELQYKEVNETKWKELKPRLSTMAPLYSLKTARDYEIRIRSRQRTSEKFGEFSEILYVSFSQIGIGCDHCTEEVEFPWFLVVVFGVCGLAVTVISIMLSKQPRLKMLIFPPVPVPKIKGIDPDLLKKGKLDEVNSILACHDSYKTQLYSDDLWVEFIELDIEDPDEKNRASDTDRLLSEDHLKSHNCLGVKDDDSGRASCCEPDIPETDFSASDTCDATSDSDQFKKATEKEEDLLCLDRQDNDESLASTDPQSWHRNTPSENSLLWAPFGDSVESPRPSVHTQISNQNSLTSNDFYAQVSDITPAGRVVLSPGQKSKLGRAQHEGCTEQNFTVDNTYFCEADVKKCIAVTSHEENEPHVQEQVYNEDGYFTTESLTTTVANFGAPTAAPPSSETPVADYTSIHIVQSPQGLVLNATALPVPDKEFNVSCGYVSTDQLNKIMP from the exons acCTTTTGCAGCGGCCACAAATCAGCAAATGCAGATCACCTGAAATGGAgacattttcatgtttttggaCTGCTGGAAATTTTTATAACCTCACTGTTCCAAGAATACTACAGCTGTTGTATAAGAAGAG TAATGAGGAAGACTGGAAAGAATGCCCTGATTATATCACTTCAGGACACAATAGCTGTTACTTCAACGCCTCCTACACCTCTGTGTGGACACCATATTGTGTCCAGCTTGCcagtaaaaatgaaatacatgATAAAAAGTGTTTCAGTGTTGATGAAATAG TCCTACCTGATCCCCCTGTCCACCTTAACTGGACTCTGCTGAATACTAGTCAGACTGGGATCTATGGAGATATCCAGGTAAGATGGGATCCACCACCAACAGCAGATGTTCGGAAGGGATGGATTACTCTGGAGTATGAATTGCAGTATAAAGAAGTTAATGAGACAAAATGGAAGGAG TTGAAACCCAGGCTTTCAACAATGGCTCCACTGTACTCTCTGAAGACAGCAAGAGATTATGAGATACGAATCCGATCAAGACAGCGAACTTCTGAAAAATTTGGGGAGTTCAGTGAAATCCTCTATGTATCATTTTCTCAAATAGGCATTGGATGTGATCATTGTACAGAAG aAGTTGAGTTTCCATGGTTCTTAGTTGTTGTCTTTGGAGTGTGTGGGCTGGCTGTAACAGTGATCTCAATCATGCTGTCTAAACAACCAAG gttaaaaatgcttatttttcctCCAGTGCCAGTTCCAAAGATCAAAGGGATTGACCCAGATCTTTTGAAG AAAGGAAAGCTAGATGAAGTGAATTCCATCTTAGCCTGCCATGACAGCTACAAGACACAGCTATACAGTGATGACTTGTGGGTTGAGTTTATTGAGTTGGACATAGAAGACCCTGATGAAAAGAACAGAGCCTCAGACACTGACAGGCTCCTGAGTGAAGATCATCTGAAATCTCACAATTGCTTGGGAGTGAAGGATGATGATTCTGGACGGGCCAGTTGTTGTGAACCAGATATTCCAGAGACAGACTTCAGTGCAAGCGACACGTGTGATGCCACCTCTGATAGTGATCAGTTCAAAAAGGCTactgaaaaagaagaggatCTCTTGTGCCTTGACAGACAAGATAATGATGAGTCACTTGCCAGCACAGACCCTCAAAGCTGGCACAGGAATACCCCATCTGAAAACAGCCTCCTGTGGGCACCTTTTGGAGACAGCGTTGAGTCACCTCGCCCGTCAGTCCATACCCAGATAAGCAACCAGAATTCACTGACAAGTAATGACTTCTACGCTCAAGTGAGTGATATTACTCCAGCAGGCAGGGTTGTACTTTCACCAGGGCAGAAATCCAagctgggcagagcacagcatgAAGGCTGCACAGAACAAAACTTCACTGTGGACAACACCTACTTCTGTGAGGCAGATGTGAAAAAATGCATTGCTGTGACTTCCCACGAAGAGAATGAGCCACACGTTCAGGAGCAAGTCTATAATGAAGATGGCTACTTCACCACAGAGAGCCTTACCACTACTGTTGCCAACTTTGGAGCTCCAACAGCAGCACCCCCGAGTTCAGAGACGCCTGTTGCAGACTATACATCCATCCACATCGTTCAGTCTCCACAGGGCCTCGTGCTCAATGCCACCGCGCTGCCGGTGCCAGACAAGGAATTCAATGTGTCTTGTGGCTACGTGAGCACAGACCAGCTGAACAAAATCATGCCATAG
- the GHR gene encoding growth hormone receptor isoform X2, giving the protein MDLRHLLFTLALICANDSLSASDDLLQRPQISKCRSPEMETFSCFWTAGNFYNLTVPRILQLLYKKSNEEDWKECPDYITSGHNSCYFNASYTSVWTPYCVQLASKNEIHDKKCFSVDEIVLPDPPVHLNWTLLNTSQTGIYGDIQLKPRLSTMAPLYSLKTARDYEIRIRSRQRTSEKFGEFSEILYVSFSQIGIGCDHCTEEVEFPWFLVVVFGVCGLAVTVISIMLSKQPRLKMLIFPPVPVPKIKGIDPDLLKKGKLDEVNSILACHDSYKTQLYSDDLWVEFIELDIEDPDEKNRASDTDRLLSEDHLKSHNCLGVKDDDSGRASCCEPDIPETDFSASDTCDATSDSDQFKKATEKEEDLLCLDRQDNDESLASTDPQSWHRNTPSENSLLWAPFGDSVESPRPSVHTQISNQNSLTSNDFYAQVSDITPAGRVVLSPGQKSKLGRAQHEGCTEQNFTVDNTYFCEADVKKCIAVTSHEENEPHVQEQVYNEDGYFTTESLTTTVANFGAPTAAPPSSETPVADYTSIHIVQSPQGLVLNATALPVPDKEFNVSCGYVSTDQLNKIMP; this is encoded by the exons acCTTTTGCAGCGGCCACAAATCAGCAAATGCAGATCACCTGAAATGGAgacattttcatgtttttggaCTGCTGGAAATTTTTATAACCTCACTGTTCCAAGAATACTACAGCTGTTGTATAAGAAGAG TAATGAGGAAGACTGGAAAGAATGCCCTGATTATATCACTTCAGGACACAATAGCTGTTACTTCAACGCCTCCTACACCTCTGTGTGGACACCATATTGTGTCCAGCTTGCcagtaaaaatgaaatacatgATAAAAAGTGTTTCAGTGTTGATGAAATAG TCCTACCTGATCCCCCTGTCCACCTTAACTGGACTCTGCTGAATACTAGTCAGACTGGGATCTATGGAGATATCCAG TTGAAACCCAGGCTTTCAACAATGGCTCCACTGTACTCTCTGAAGACAGCAAGAGATTATGAGATACGAATCCGATCAAGACAGCGAACTTCTGAAAAATTTGGGGAGTTCAGTGAAATCCTCTATGTATCATTTTCTCAAATAGGCATTGGATGTGATCATTGTACAGAAG aAGTTGAGTTTCCATGGTTCTTAGTTGTTGTCTTTGGAGTGTGTGGGCTGGCTGTAACAGTGATCTCAATCATGCTGTCTAAACAACCAAG gttaaaaatgcttatttttcctCCAGTGCCAGTTCCAAAGATCAAAGGGATTGACCCAGATCTTTTGAAG AAAGGAAAGCTAGATGAAGTGAATTCCATCTTAGCCTGCCATGACAGCTACAAGACACAGCTATACAGTGATGACTTGTGGGTTGAGTTTATTGAGTTGGACATAGAAGACCCTGATGAAAAGAACAGAGCCTCAGACACTGACAGGCTCCTGAGTGAAGATCATCTGAAATCTCACAATTGCTTGGGAGTGAAGGATGATGATTCTGGACGGGCCAGTTGTTGTGAACCAGATATTCCAGAGACAGACTTCAGTGCAAGCGACACGTGTGATGCCACCTCTGATAGTGATCAGTTCAAAAAGGCTactgaaaaagaagaggatCTCTTGTGCCTTGACAGACAAGATAATGATGAGTCACTTGCCAGCACAGACCCTCAAAGCTGGCACAGGAATACCCCATCTGAAAACAGCCTCCTGTGGGCACCTTTTGGAGACAGCGTTGAGTCACCTCGCCCGTCAGTCCATACCCAGATAAGCAACCAGAATTCACTGACAAGTAATGACTTCTACGCTCAAGTGAGTGATATTACTCCAGCAGGCAGGGTTGTACTTTCACCAGGGCAGAAATCCAagctgggcagagcacagcatgAAGGCTGCACAGAACAAAACTTCACTGTGGACAACACCTACTTCTGTGAGGCAGATGTGAAAAAATGCATTGCTGTGACTTCCCACGAAGAGAATGAGCCACACGTTCAGGAGCAAGTCTATAATGAAGATGGCTACTTCACCACAGAGAGCCTTACCACTACTGTTGCCAACTTTGGAGCTCCAACAGCAGCACCCCCGAGTTCAGAGACGCCTGTTGCAGACTATACATCCATCCACATCGTTCAGTCTCCACAGGGCCTCGTGCTCAATGCCACCGCGCTGCCGGTGCCAGACAAGGAATTCAATGTGTCTTGTGGCTACGTGAGCACAGACCAGCTGAACAAAATCATGCCATAG